The DNA region CGGTGTTGATCGTGGGCTGGGTGGCGGGGTCGGTGGAAGAGTTCCGTTCGATGATGACGCGGCCAGAGTTGCAGCGAGAACTGTCTCTCCCGCGATTTGAAGTTTGAGGGCACCGGTGGTGAAGAGGCAAACACGGTGGTCTGCAAAACCGCTATTCGCGGGTTCGAATCCCGCCCGGTGCTCCAGGATTTAAGCAGTGCAATTTAACAAGGAGGGGTCATGAGTGCACAAACAGAGGCAGGTAGCAAGTCGAAGTTCCGTCTTTCACTGGATGCCTGGGCAGTGCTGATTGCGTTGGCTTCAGCGGTACTGGTGCGAGCGGGAATCTTGAAGCACGTGCCCTGGTAAATGGGGCAGAAAAATACAGGGGGAGATATTTATGGCCGGGTCCATTGCTTTACCGCGAGTAGAACCACTCAGTTCCACTTGGAAGGTGCTGCGCCTGTTGCCGGGGGTGCTGCTGCTGGGCGCAATCGGCTATGCCGGAAAAGTGCTGGAGCAGACGATCAATACCTATTCCAAAGCCCATCACCTGACCGTGCCCAACATCGAGTACGTGCTCTGGGCGATCGCGATCGGGTTAGTGATTTCGAACACCCTGACCATTCCGGAATTTTTTCGGCCTGGGATCGCAACTTACGAATTCTGGCTGAAGGCGGGCATCGTGCTGCTGGGATCCAGGTTCCTGCTGGGAGATGTCGCGAGGCTGGGTGGTATCAGTCTGGCGTTGGTGGGGATCGAGCTGGTGGTTGCGATCACGCTCATGACCCTTTTGGGGAAGGCATTTAAGCTTCGTCCTAAGCTGACTTCGCTATTGGCGGTGGGCTCGGCGGTGTGCGGAGTATCAGCAATCATCGCGACCAGAGGCGCGATCGATGCAGACGACGAGGATTCCTCGTTGGCGATTGCCGCCATCCTGGCATTAGGAGCGCTAGCGCTATTCACGTTTCCGCTGATCGGGCACAGCTTGCACATGAGCGATCACGCATATGGCATGTGGGCCGGGTTAGCAGTCGACAATACTGCCGAAGCCACCGCCGCCGGTGCGCTTTATTCGGATACTGCCAGCAAGATCGCGGTCCTGGCAAAAACCACACGCAATGCCATGATCGGATTTGTGGTGCTGGCCTACGCTATCTACTGGGCAGGACTTGGGCAGGCCAGGCAAGTGCGAAACAAGGGCTGGTTCCTATGGCAGAAGTTTCCCAAGTTTGTTCTGGGCTTTCTTCTGATTTCGGTTCTCGCTACGTATCACGCGTTTAATAAGGCACAGCTCGGTAATTTGGCGAACCTATCACGATGGGCATTTCTGCTGACCTTCGCCGGCGTGGGCTTGCGGACCAACTTTCGGGAGATGCGCAAGCAGGGGCTACGGCCGTTTGTGGTGGGCGCTCTGGGAGAGATCGCAATCGCGGTTGTAACCCTGGGCCTGGTAGTTGGAGCCAA from Terriglobales bacterium includes:
- a CDS encoding putative sulfate exporter family transporter, encoding MAGSIALPRVEPLSSTWKVLRLLPGVLLLGAIGYAGKVLEQTINTYSKAHHLTVPNIEYVLWAIAIGLVISNTLTIPEFFRPGIATYEFWLKAGIVLLGSRFLLGDVARLGGISLALVGIELVVAITLMTLLGKAFKLRPKLTSLLAVGSAVCGVSAIIATRGAIDADDEDSSLAIAAILALGALALFTFPLIGHSLHMSDHAYGMWAGLAVDNTAEATAAGALYSDTASKIAVLAKTTRNAMIGFVVLAYAIYWAGLGQARQVRNKGWFLWQKFPKFVLGFLLISVLATYHAFNKAQLGNLANLSRWAFLLTFAGVGLRTNFREMRKQGLRPFVVGALGEIAIAVVTLGLVVGANALFHL